GCCTTTTGGCATCCTGATCCTGAAAAATCCTGATACCTGCTTAGCTCTGTACCCGCGCGCCGTCATGGCACGCCGCATGCTTTGTTCCTGGCTAGACCACATGGAGTAAGAGTGAATGCCTGTACGCGCGCGTTTCCTGGAGCACTACCGCAAGGCCGACCGCATCATGCTGGCCTTGATCTGGTTGATGACCCTGTTCTCACTGGGCCTGGCCTTCTGGCATGACACGCTGATCCAAGCCGTTGTGATCGGTGGCGGCACCAGTCTGGTGCTCACCGCGCTCTACCGCGCCCTCGGCGGCACCCGCGTGATGCGTTGCGCGCTCGGCGCCGGCCTGATGGTGATGGCCGCGTTGCATATCAACCAGGCCCAGGGCGTGATCGAATCCCACTTCGGGATTTTCGCCCTGCTCGCGGTACTGACGTTCTACCGCGACTGGCTGCCGATCCTGGTGGCCGCTCTCACCATCGCCGTGCACCACCTGGTCTTCCATGCCTTGCAGCATCAAGGCTTCCCGGTGTTCGTGATGGAACACCACGGCGGCTGGAGCATGGTGTTCGTGCATGCCTTCTACGTGGTGATGGAAACCGTAGCGCTGCTCTACCTCGCCGTACACAGCCAGGCCGAAGCGGTCGAAAGCCAGGACATGCTTGAGAAGATGCTCGCCGTGACCTCCCAGTTCACCGTGGAAACGGTCAAGGGCGAAGGCAAGGCTCGGGTCTCTCTCGCCAAGCGCTTCGACCACTTCCTGCAACAGATTACGCACCTGATCGACGGAGTGGCCCGCGACTCCCACGGCCTCGGCCAACTCGGCCAGGAACTGGCCCATGCCAGCGGCACCCTGGAAAAAGGTGCGCGGCACCAGTTGGCAGAAATCAGCGAAATGACCGGCTCCATGCAACGCATGGAACACGCCATGGGCAACATTGCGGTGCACGTCGAACACGCGGTGGAACACGCCGGTGTTGCCAGCCAGCAAATCCTGCGCGGCCAGGAAAGCGTCGGCCGTGCCCAACACGAAATCACCCAGTTGGCCACCCGCCTGGAAGGCACCAACCAGACCGTGCAAGGCCTGGCGGTGCAGGCCGAACAAATCGGCTCGGTGCTCGAAGTGATCAGCAGCATTGCCAACCAGACCAACCTCCTCGCCCTCAACGCCGCCATCGAGGCCGCCCGCGCCGGCGAACAAGGTCGTGGGTTTGCGGTGGTCGCCGATGAAGTACGCAGCCTGGCGCAACGCACCGCGGTATCCACCCAGGAAATCAGAACCATCATTGAAGGCTTGCAACAAGGAAGCCGCGAGGCGGTAGCCGCCATGCACGACAGCCGCCAAGGCGTGGAACGCTGTGTCGAAGACAGCCAGGTCGCAGTGGAAATGCTCAGGGCGGTGGGCAATGACATTACGCAAATCGATGCACTCAATGGGCGCATTGTCACCACCACGCGGGAACAGACAGCGGCGAACCTGGAGATTGTCGGGCGGTTGCAGTCGGTGCAGGGCATCGCCCAAAGCACGGTCGACGATGTGGAACTGCTGGCCAGAAGCAGCGAGCAACTGCCGCCGATTGCGGTGAGGCTGGATGCGCTGGGGAGGCGGTTTCATCCGTGATCGGAGGGGATCGAGCCCCGCTTAATCGCCGGGCTCGATATTGTGTTGAAGGCCGTAGGGAAGCAAACGCCAACCACGCCGCAAGCGAGGATCACGGCCGCTTTGGTTATCGTGGCGCGCGATTGCTGGGCCCGCATGAGTGATGTCACAATCACGCACCACGCGTTGCATGCTCAACGATAAGCGCGATTCACGGACTATCACCATGCCCAGCCTCTGTTGCTGTTCTAACACGCCAGGCCCGCCGAAGAGACTTCTCCTGGTTCGGCTGCTTCAACTGCTGTGTTTTGTGCTGCTCTGGGAT
The genomic region above belongs to Pseudomonas sp. S35 and contains:
- a CDS encoding methyl-accepting chemotaxis protein, which gives rise to MPVRARFLEHYRKADRIMLALIWLMTLFSLGLAFWHDTLIQAVVIGGGTSLVLTALYRALGGTRVMRCALGAGLMVMAALHINQAQGVIESHFGIFALLAVLTFYRDWLPILVAALTIAVHHLVFHALQHQGFPVFVMEHHGGWSMVFVHAFYVVMETVALLYLAVHSQAEAVESQDMLEKMLAVTSQFTVETVKGEGKARVSLAKRFDHFLQQITHLIDGVARDSHGLGQLGQELAHASGTLEKGARHQLAEISEMTGSMQRMEHAMGNIAVHVEHAVEHAGVASQQILRGQESVGRAQHEITQLATRLEGTNQTVQGLAVQAEQIGSVLEVISSIANQTNLLALNAAIEAARAGEQGRGFAVVADEVRSLAQRTAVSTQEIRTIIEGLQQGSREAVAAMHDSRQGVERCVEDSQVAVEMLRAVGNDITQIDALNGRIVTTTREQTAANLEIVGRLQSVQGIAQSTVDDVELLARSSEQLPPIAVRLDALGRRFHP